The Streptomyces sp. NBC_00162 genome window below encodes:
- a CDS encoding zinc-ribbon domain-containing protein, whose protein sequence is MAEQLITNETHPGRMASDMPAGANDLCRWRCSRGHEWTTTVAARTVMGSGCRRCGGFGRSRFELEVAELLHVGCGVDVEADVEVMGGGRRWRVDLYVPDIGLYIDLDPAQWHKDQARDTRKVAALSELDYLRVRPKALREMGGQVCLVAGSESIDPVVWAAAIGCWLADRKLPWQEPSAEAVALALARVARTWIDFENGKPQTSALDAAPHLADDFVENLTRPGIGLDWLTPHVPDRIRWKCASCAWVWDAVVSSRAGQETGCPKCASKRLGHERSHAQPEQSLATLHPDLAEEFVGCIPHPERTVSQLKPSSNYLCAWRCRTCAHNWKASPGTRLRGRGCPVCARERARLSRTIAPADESLLALNPDLAREFVACLDEPDRAPVDLLPKSNKACQWRCSTCGHEWPAKVATRAAGNGCPQCGRARTAQARASAPPGGSLLDLFPQLALEAVENLDRPERDPHALRPGSHNRCQWRCATCSHSWVTSVKNRAIHGTRCPACVRAQLRSTDAGKP, encoded by the coding sequence GTGGCCGAACAGCTGATCACCAATGAGACCCATCCCGGACGGATGGCCTCGGACATGCCTGCCGGAGCGAACGACCTATGTCGTTGGCGATGCAGCCGCGGCCACGAATGGACGACGACCGTGGCAGCACGAACGGTGATGGGCTCCGGGTGCCGAAGGTGTGGCGGGTTCGGCCGCTCCCGTTTCGAGCTCGAAGTCGCAGAGCTGCTGCACGTTGGTTGCGGTGTCGATGTCGAGGCCGACGTCGAGGTCATGGGGGGCGGCCGGCGGTGGCGCGTCGACCTGTACGTTCCCGACATTGGGCTGTACATCGATCTCGATCCGGCGCAGTGGCACAAGGACCAGGCGCGGGACACCCGAAAAGTAGCGGCGTTGTCCGAGCTCGATTATCTGCGTGTACGCCCAAAGGCACTGAGAGAGATGGGTGGGCAGGTCTGTCTCGTGGCGGGCAGCGAAAGCATCGACCCGGTGGTGTGGGCGGCGGCGATCGGATGCTGGTTGGCCGACCGAAAACTGCCCTGGCAAGAACCCTCCGCCGAGGCGGTGGCGCTGGCGCTGGCCCGTGTGGCCCGCACCTGGATCGACTTCGAGAACGGAAAGCCCCAGACGTCGGCCCTGGACGCGGCCCCCCACTTGGCCGACGACTTCGTTGAGAACCTGACCCGCCCCGGTATCGGGCTGGACTGGCTAACTCCCCATGTGCCAGATCGCATCCGGTGGAAATGCGCGAGCTGTGCCTGGGTTTGGGACGCCGTAGTCAGTTCCAGGGCCGGACAGGAGACCGGATGCCCGAAATGCGCATCTAAGAGGCTCGGTCATGAGCGCTCTCACGCACAGCCGGAGCAGTCGCTGGCCACACTGCACCCGGACCTGGCAGAGGAGTTTGTTGGTTGCATCCCGCACCCGGAACGGACAGTAAGCCAGTTGAAGCCATCCAGCAACTACCTCTGTGCCTGGCGCTGCCGTACCTGCGCGCACAACTGGAAAGCCAGCCCCGGCACGCGCCTCCGCGGGCGCGGCTGCCCTGTGTGCGCCCGCGAGCGTGCCCGCCTCTCGCGCACCATCGCTCCCGCCGACGAGAGTCTCCTCGCCCTCAACCCGGACTTGGCCCGCGAGTTCGTCGCATGCCTCGACGAACCCGATCGCGCCCCGGTCGACCTGCTACCCAAGTCCAACAAGGCATGCCAGTGGCGTTGCTCCACCTGCGGCCACGAGTGGCCGGCGAAGGTTGCTACCCGTGCCGCGGGCAATGGATGCCCGCAGTGCGGCCGCGCCCGGACAGCCCAGGCACGCGCGAGCGCCCCTCCCGGAGGGAGTCTCCTCGACCTCTTCCCCCAGCTTGCCCTCGAAGCTGTCGAGAACCTCGATCGCCCGGAACGTGATCCACACGCACTCCGACCAGGGAGCCACAACCGCTGCCAGTGGCGCTGTGCGACGTGCAGCCACTCGTGGGTCACATCGGTCAAGAACCGCGCAATCCACGGCACCCGGTGCCCAGCCTGCGTACGCGCCCAGCTCCGCTCAACGGACGCAGGAAAGCCATAG
- a CDS encoding CHAT domain-containing protein — MRRSIGSEDVEAGFPLKPGAVLDARIRLQDAVNVLRRSLKFKLKPEWGEVELGLAEVYDVGLGVLDVLFGAKMPEFLKTMKQLLPDVDEQEVGVPCIQVVCDKDAILPFELVPIFRIDQERPPIRNDDSLTETIGRFIGHATNVRRHIRGAPVTHLPLVWKGHSWVSCFPNAEGLRVGMFQEISLKEAAAEMLEMERHGSRLILLGPWPSGRVSSIEEIVAEILCERVPPGEFRAHVLHFSCHCDSDVVSPSNVTIRLRGEQTPLIDVRLMNLHARSVFLRASRATGGTLPAANLPLIFLNACSSAATEVFTGASLPEFFQSQGYAGFIGTETAVPDTVAAAFSKEFYDRFLEGCSLSDSLRRSRQALLLEHKNPLGLVYVAYADGDICVEYPTGRRPPE; from the coding sequence GTGCGCCGCAGCATCGGCAGCGAGGACGTGGAGGCGGGGTTTCCACTGAAACCAGGCGCGGTCCTGGACGCCCGGATTCGGCTCCAGGACGCCGTGAACGTGCTACGCCGCAGCCTGAAATTTAAGCTAAAGCCCGAGTGGGGCGAGGTCGAACTAGGCTTGGCTGAGGTCTACGACGTCGGCCTGGGCGTCCTGGACGTCCTGTTCGGGGCAAAGATGCCAGAGTTCCTCAAAACCATGAAACAACTTCTGCCGGACGTCGACGAACAAGAGGTCGGCGTACCATGCATTCAAGTCGTCTGCGACAAGGATGCCATCCTTCCGTTTGAACTGGTTCCAATTTTCCGGATCGATCAGGAGCGTCCTCCGATCCGCAACGATGATTCACTGACTGAAACGATCGGACGATTTATAGGGCACGCTACCAACGTTCGACGCCACATCAGGGGTGCGCCCGTGACACACCTACCCCTGGTCTGGAAAGGCCACTCCTGGGTCAGTTGCTTCCCCAATGCAGAGGGTCTGAGAGTCGGCATGTTCCAAGAGATCTCGCTGAAGGAAGCAGCAGCGGAGATGCTGGAAATGGAGCGCCATGGCTCGCGCTTGATCCTGCTCGGGCCCTGGCCGTCCGGCCGAGTCAGCAGCATCGAGGAGATCGTCGCAGAGATCCTATGTGAACGAGTACCCCCAGGCGAGTTTCGCGCTCACGTGCTGCATTTCTCTTGTCACTGTGATAGCGATGTCGTGTCCCCGTCGAATGTAACCATTAGACTCAGAGGGGAACAGACGCCGCTTATCGACGTGCGCCTCATGAATCTTCATGCGCGGTCAGTTTTCCTCCGAGCGAGCCGGGCCACCGGAGGGACACTTCCCGCGGCGAACCTCCCACTCATCTTCCTCAATGCCTGTTCCAGTGCTGCCACCGAAGTCTTCACCGGAGCATCACTTCCGGAATTCTTCCAGAGCCAGGGATATGCCGGATTCATTGGCACCGAAACCGCCGTACCCGACACGGTAGCTGCCGCATTTTCCAAAGAATTCTACGACCGCTTTCTGGAAGGATGCTCACTCAGCGACTCGCTGCGTCGTAGTAGGCAAGCCCTGCTCCTCGAACACAAGAACCCACTTGGGCTCGTTTACGTAGCCTATGCCGACGGTGACATCTGTGTGGAGTACCCAACCGGGAGGAGACCCCCAGAATGA